The sequence GTGCGACGATCCCGCGCGTCATGGCCGGACTGCGCAGCAAGGGGTAAGCGCCACAGGCAAACGCCTCTCGGGTTATCGCTGATCGCGCAGAAACTTCTCGAGCTCAGCGGCGATCTCGTCGCCTGACGGGATCTCGCCGAAGTTGGTCGCCGCCGCGCCCTGCTCCTCGTCGTACTGCGTCTCGAGTTGCTTGACCAGCGCGAGGTGCTCTTCGCTTCCGGCCAGCAGCTGATCGATCTGCCGGTGGGTGGCGGTGGCAGCCGCCTGGAGACCCGAGACGTCGACCTCGATCCCGGTGAGCTGAGCGAGCCCGCCGACCAACGCGGCTGACGCGGCCGGGTAAGCCATCGCCGCCGCGTAGTGGGGCACGCGCGCCCACAGGCCGACGGCTGGTGTTCCAGCCTGTCCGAACGCGACTTCCAGAGCCCCCTGGACGCCCGACGGAACATCGATTCCGGCTGGAAGAAAGCCGACCTGAGCGGCTAGGTCGGCTTCGGTCGAAGTCCCCACCAGTCGCACGGGCCGGGTGTGCGGAACCGGCGCCGGAAACGCCCCGAGGCCCAGCACCATCTCGACTTCGAGTCGCGACGCAAGAGCGACTACTTCCTGCAGGAAACGGTTCCACTTCATGTCTGGTTCGGGCCCGGTGAGTATCAGCACGCTCCGACCTGTCCGGTTGGTCGCCGCGAGGAGGCGGATCTCCGGCCACCGCAGCTCGGTGTCGACACCGTTGACGATCCGAAGCGTGGGCCGCCGGGCACGGTAATCCACCAGCTCGTCGGCATCGAAGGTTGCAATCACCTCATACGGCATCGAGGCGACGAGATGGGCGACCGCGGTCGCGGAGCCCGCCCCTGCATCGATCCATCCCTCCATGGCGACCACCAGGATCGGTCTCTCCAGCGCCGGCCATGAATGGACCTGTGCCAGCTCCGTCATCGGATAATCCTGGTCAACGTCATGTGACCATCCTGGTCAATCTCATAGACCATCCTGGTCAATCTCATAAGACCATCCTGGTCAGGCTCCGAGGCTTAACGTCGCGGCCCGGGCCTGACTGGCAAGCCAGGCGATGCTGTCGGGGTAGCCGCCCGCGTCGAAGCCATCGTTCCCCATCGCACCCCCGACGTAACGCGCGTAGACGCCTTCAAGGATGCACGCGAGCTTCCAGTAGGCGAATGCCACGTAGAAGTCGATCCGCCCTATGTCCCGGCCGCTCACCTGGGTGTATTGCTTGGTCAGCTCGTCTCTGGTGATGAACCCGGAGGCCGTTGTGGGGGACCCTCCAAGCACGGAACGCTCGCCCGGCTCGGGCCAGTAGACGAGCAGCTGCCCGACGTCGGCGAGCGGGTCGCCGAGGGTGCACAGCTCCCAGTCGAGCACCGCCAGCATTTCCCCATCGGAGGAGACGATGCAGTTGTCGAGCCGGTAGTCACCGTGGACGATCGTTGCGGGACCCTGCTCGGGAATCCTGGCGCTGAGGAAGTCGTGGATCTCGACCACGTCGGCGAGCGTCGTCCCTCCGCGTGATTCGTTCGCGGCCCGGTAGTTGGCGTACCACCGCTTCAGCTGCCGCGCGATATATCCCTCGGTGCGGCCGAGATCTCCCAGGCCGACGGCCGCGGGATCGACGGAGTGGATCTGGGCCAGGGTGTCTATCAAGGACAGGCTCACCTTTCGGCGGGCATCGGCGTCCAGAT comes from Acidimicrobiales bacterium and encodes:
- a CDS encoding PAC2 family protein, with translation MTELAQVHSWPALERPILVVAMEGWIDAGAGSATAVAHLVASMPYEVIATFDADELVDYRARRPTLRIVNGVDTELRWPEIRLLAATNRTGRSVLILTGPEPDMKWNRFLQEVVALASRLEVEMVLGLGAFPAPVPHTRPVRLVGTSTEADLAAQVGFLPAGIDVPSGVQGALEVAFGQAGTPAVGLWARVPHYAAAMAYPAASAALVGGLAQLTGIEVDVSGLQAAATATHRQIDQLLAGSEEHLALVKQLETQYDEEQGAAATNFGEIPSGDEIAAELEKFLRDQR
- a CDS encoding phosphotransferase family protein, giving the protein MNHPAASEGTQATAGIDVPKVTAWFEDNVPGAVPPLTFSLVAGGRSNLTFEVDDSAAHRYVLRRPPTGHILPTAHDMSREFKIISALGPAGVPVPPALGLCTDEAVNGAPFYVMGFVDGIIARTAEIAQQNLDADARRKVSLSLIDTLAQIHSVDPAAVGLGDLGRTEGYIARQLKRWYANYRAANESRGGTTLADVVEIHDFLSARIPEQGPATIVHGDYRLDNCIVSSDGEMLAVLDWELCTLGDPLADVGQLLVYWPEPGERSVLGGSPTTASGFITRDELTKQYTQVSGRDIGRIDFYVAFAYWKLACILEGVYARYVGGAMGNDGFDAGGYPDSIAWLASQARAATLSLGA